Proteins encoded within one genomic window of Bacillota bacterium:
- a CDS encoding ABC transporter ATP-binding protein translates to MMLTVDNIEFRYPSNQVLKNIKFEVKRGDCLAIMGTNGVGKSTLIKCINKILVPQRGMVTIERDDVFKLTRREVAKRIGYVPQRHEGGRFTVFDAVILGRKPHITWDVTSQDLEIVNRIIKMMGLEPFSLRYIDELSGGELQKVVIARALAQEPRVMLLDEPTSNLDLKNQLDVLRIIRTVVKEQQIVALVTMHDLNLAIRFANKFIFLKKGTIFAAGGFEIITPENIEEVYAVPVAVEEYHSIPVVVPL, encoded by the coding sequence ATGATGCTAACAGTTGACAATATTGAATTCCGTTATCCGAGTAACCAGGTTCTAAAAAATATCAAATTCGAGGTTAAAAGAGGGGATTGCCTGGCCATAATGGGTACAAATGGTGTCGGGAAATCTACCCTGATCAAGTGCATCAATAAAATTCTGGTTCCGCAGCGGGGTATGGTTACCATCGAAAGAGATGATGTGTTCAAGCTGACCCGGCGGGAAGTGGCTAAAAGGATAGGCTATGTGCCCCAGCGGCATGAGGGTGGCCGATTCACTGTTTTTGATGCGGTTATCCTTGGTAGAAAACCACATATCACCTGGGATGTTACCTCGCAGGACCTTGAAATAGTGAACAGGATCATAAAGATGATGGGTCTGGAGCCTTTTTCCCTTCGCTATATCGATGAATTGAGCGGGGGGGAGCTGCAGAAAGTGGTGATCGCGCGAGCGTTGGCCCAGGAACCCAGAGTGATGCTGCTGGATGAACCGACCAGCAACCTTGATTTGAAGAACCAGCTGGACGTGCTCAGGATAATCAGAACGGTAGTCAAAGAACAGCAAATCGTGGCTCTCGTTACCATGCATGACCTGAACCTGGCGATCCGTTTTGCGAACAAATTCATCTTCTTGAAAAAAGGGACCATCTTTGCCGCTGGCGGGTTCGAGATAATCACTCCGGAAAATATTGAAGAGGTCTATGCTGTTCCTGTTGCGGTGGAAGAGTATCACTCC